The proteins below are encoded in one region of Pacificitalea manganoxidans:
- a CDS encoding GNAT family N-acetyltransferase, with product MPPALLRPATPHDLPAITRLIGQAFGPYRVLIGRDPAPIKADHAAHVARREVEVLQAEAGLIAVLIHYADGADWHLDTVAVDPAHAGAGHGKRLIAHAEARARAEGCARITLYTNEKMRANRVMYPRLGYAETGRSITDGFARIHYAKPN from the coding sequence ATGCCGCCCGCCCTTCTGCGGCCTGCCACGCCCCATGACCTGCCTGCGATCACCCGGCTGATCGGGCAGGCGTTTGGACCCTATCGGGTGCTGATCGGGCGCGACCCCGCGCCCATCAAGGCGGATCACGCGGCGCATGTCGCGCGCAGGGAGGTGGAGGTGTTGCAGGCGGAGGCCGGTCTGATCGCTGTGCTGATCCATTACGCGGATGGCGCGGATTGGCATCTCGATACCGTGGCGGTCGATCCCGCCCATGCAGGGGCCGGTCACGGCAAACGCCTGATCGCCCATGCCGAAGCGCGCGCCCGGGCGGAGGGCTGTGCGCGCATCACGCTTTACACAAACGAAAAGATGCGGGCGAACCGGGTGATGTACCCCCGGCTCGGCTATGCCGAAACCGGGCGCAGCATCACCGACGGCTTCGCCCGCATCCATTACGCCAAGCCGAATTAG
- a CDS encoding YceI family protein: MTKTLAAASIAAIMATGAQAAPEAYVLDPSHSQILFSYEHLGFSTTWGLFSGFDGQIQFDQEDPANSSVTIELPTDSMITGWDERKTHFMSDNFFNAEESPVVTFTSTGIEVTGDDTATITGDLTINGTTAPLVLDAQLTSAGAHPMEGKDWAGFTATGTVLRSDYGLDMFAPAVSDEVELQISIEAMKAD; encoded by the coding sequence ATGACCAAGACCCTCGCCGCCGCCAGTATCGCCGCCATCATGGCCACCGGCGCGCAGGCCGCACCCGAAGCCTATGTGCTGGACCCCTCGCACAGCCAGATCCTGTTTTCCTACGAACACCTTGGCTTCTCCACCACCTGGGGTCTGTTTTCCGGCTTTGACGGGCAAATCCAGTTCGATCAGGAAGATCCGGCCAACAGTTCCGTCACCATCGAATTGCCGACCGACAGCATGATCACCGGCTGGGATGAGCGCAAAACGCACTTCATGTCGGACAATTTCTTCAATGCCGAAGAAAGCCCCGTGGTCACCTTCACCTCCACCGGCATCGAGGTGACCGGCGATGACACGGCGACCATCACCGGCGATCTGACGATCAATGGCACCACCGCGCCGCTTGTGCTCGACGCGCAGCTGACCTCCGCAGGCGCCCACCCGATGGAGGGTAAGGACTGGGCCGGGTTCACCGCGACCGGCACCGTGCTGCGGTCCGATTACGGGCTCGACATGTTCGCGCCTGCCGTGTCCGACGAGGTGGAATTGCAAATCTCGATCGAGGCGATGAAGGCCGACTGA
- a CDS encoding DNA polymerase III subunit chi → MGNALFYHLTQGPLERTLPMLLEKSLERGWRVLVRGGDPARLGRLDQLLWKGEDSFLPHGLAGGDHDADQPVLLAGEEALPATNGAVCLICIDGAAVSADDVAALERVCILFDGRDADATAQARLQWKALTGAGCVAQYWSEETGRWQMKTQSGGTD, encoded by the coding sequence ATGGGCAACGCGCTGTTCTACCACCTGACGCAGGGCCCGCTGGAGCGGACCCTGCCGATGCTGCTGGAAAAATCGCTGGAACGCGGCTGGCGGGTGCTGGTGCGCGGCGGCGATCCGGCGCGGCTTGGGCGGCTCGATCAGCTGCTGTGGAAAGGCGAAGACAGCTTCCTGCCGCATGGGCTGGCGGGGGGCGATCACGACGCCGATCAACCCGTGCTGCTGGCGGGCGAGGAGGCCCTGCCAGCCACCAACGGCGCGGTCTGTCTGATCTGCATCGACGGCGCAGCGGTCAGCGCGGATGATGTCGCGGCGCTGGAACGGGTCTGTATCCTGTTTGATGGGCGCGATGCAGACGCCACGGCACAGGCGCGCCTGCAATGGAAAGCACTGACCGGCGCGGGCTGCGTGGCGCAATACTGGTCCGAGGAAACGGGCCGCTGGCAGATGAAAACCCAAAGCGGCGGCACGGACTGA
- a CDS encoding beta-ketoacyl-[acyl-carrier-protein] synthase family protein, translating into MKRVVITGQGTVNALGMNAPDTCAALAEGRCGISAINVRDVERLSIRIGGQVRGFEPEDYFNRQQIALYDRFTQFTVLAAREAIAQSGIDFSGDLALEAGVVLGTAGGGVNTWDENYRTVYEDGKNRVHPFVVPKLMNNAAASHVSMENNLMGPSFSVSTACSSSNHAMGQAFHLIRGGVTRAMVTGGSEAMLSFGGIKAWEGLRVMSRDACRPFSANRNGMVQGEGAAVFVFEEYEHARARGAEILAEVVGFAMTSDAADIVMPSKQGAARAIAGALRDARLNPDQIGYINAHGTGTAANDKTECAAVADVFGAHSDALMISSTKSMHGHLIGGTGAVELLACIMALKDGIIAPTIGYEEPDPECALDVVPNEAREAQVDAVLSNAFAFGGLNAVLALQKV; encoded by the coding sequence ATGAAACGGGTCGTCATCACCGGACAGGGCACGGTCAATGCGCTTGGCATGAACGCGCCCGACACCTGCGCCGCGCTGGCCGAAGGGCGCTGCGGCATCAGCGCCATCAATGTCCGCGACGTCGAACGCCTGTCGATCCGCATCGGCGGGCAGGTGCGCGGGTTCGAGCCTGAAGACTACTTCAACCGTCAGCAGATCGCGCTCTACGACCGGTTCACCCAATTCACCGTGCTGGCCGCGCGCGAGGCGATTGCCCAATCCGGCATCGATTTCAGCGGCGATCTGGCGCTGGAGGCGGGCGTGGTGCTGGGCACTGCCGGGGGCGGCGTGAACACGTGGGACGAAAATTACCGCACCGTCTATGAGGACGGCAAAAACCGCGTGCATCCCTTTGTCGTGCCGAAGCTGATGAACAATGCCGCCGCCAGCCATGTGTCGATGGAAAACAACCTGATGGGGCCGAGCTTCTCGGTGTCCACGGCGTGCTCGTCGTCGAACCACGCGATGGGACAGGCGTTTCACCTGATCCGCGGCGGCGTCACCCGCGCCATGGTCACCGGCGGGTCGGAGGCGATGCTGTCCTTTGGCGGGATCAAGGCTTGGGAAGGCCTGCGCGTCATGTCTCGCGATGCCTGCCGCCCGTTTTCCGCCAACCGCAACGGCATGGTGCAGGGCGAAGGCGCTGCCGTATTCGTGTTCGAGGAATACGAGCACGCCCGCGCCCGCGGCGCCGAAATCCTTGCCGAGGTGGTGGGTTTTGCCATGACCTCGGACGCCGCCGATATCGTCATGCCGTCCAAACAAGGGGCAGCCCGCGCGATTGCGGGCGCGCTGCGCGATGCCCGGCTGAACCCCGACCAGATCGGCTATATCAACGCGCATGGCACCGGCACCGCCGCCAATGACAAAACCGAATGCGCCGCCGTGGCCGACGTGTTCGGCGCGCATTCCGATGCCTTGATGATCTCCTCCACCAAATCCATGCACGGCCATCTGATCGGCGGCACCGGCGCGGTGGAATTGCTGGCCTGCATCATGGCGCTGAAGGACGGGATCATCGCGCCCACCATCGGCTACGAAGAGCCGGACCCCGAATGCGCGCTCGATGTCGTGCCGAACGAGGCGCGCGAGGCGCAGGTGGATGCGGTGTTGTCGAACGCGTTTGCCTTTGGCGGGCTGAACGCGGTGCTGGCCCTGCAAAAGGTCTGA
- a CDS encoding leucyl aminopeptidase, with amino-acid sequence MTATPTLTATALDLDTLATVTGRVAIFATPDGKLDTGARRINRLTKGAVERLTASDAFEKLTEGAAVDLAWPAGMAAEAVQVVKLSRRGRGAEFTVATRAAGAAIGKAAGTGAVLIVAPQQTGLADVVLGCALRSYAYTAMKSEPETEIGAITVALTDPSTLDLDAVQALVDGVYFTRDLVNAPANVLTTESFAAQLQDLSALAVEVEVLDEAQMAELGMNCLLAVGHGSESPSKTVVMQWKGGADDAAPLALIGKGVVFDTGGISLKPAAGMEAMTMDMGGAGTVAGAMKTIASRKAPANVVALVGLVENMPDGRAQRPGDIVTSMKGDTVEVINTDAEGRLVLCDVMWYAAERFKPAAMVDLATLTGAIIVALGHDNAGVFSNDDDFCGAFLKAADAEGEGAWRMPLGTGYAKLLKSDKADVKNVGGRAAGSATAAEFLHRFVPEGLPWIHLDIAGVAQPAAEPALAPKGASGWGVLALDRLVRDRYEQG; translated from the coding sequence ATGACCGCTACGCCGACCCTGACCGCCACCGCCCTCGATCTTGACACGCTCGCCACCGTGACCGGGCGGGTCGCGATCTTTGCCACGCCGGATGGGAAGCTCGACACCGGCGCGCGGCGGATTAACCGGCTGACCAAGGGCGCGGTCGAGCGGCTCACCGCCTCGGACGCGTTTGAGAAACTGACCGAAGGCGCCGCCGTCGATCTGGCATGGCCTGCGGGCATGGCGGCTGAGGCGGTGCAGGTGGTGAAACTGTCGCGCCGGGGCCGGGGGGCGGAGTTCACCGTAGCCACGCGCGCCGCAGGGGCCGCTATCGGCAAGGCCGCGGGCACGGGCGCGGTCCTGATCGTCGCGCCGCAGCAGACCGGGCTGGCCGATGTGGTGCTGGGCTGTGCGCTGCGGAGCTACGCCTATACGGCGATGAAGTCCGAGCCGGAGACCGAAATCGGCGCCATCACCGTGGCGCTGACCGATCCCTCCACCCTCGATCTGGACGCGGTGCAGGCGCTGGTCGATGGCGTCTATTTCACCCGCGATCTGGTCAACGCGCCCGCCAATGTGCTGACGACCGAAAGCTTTGCCGCGCAGTTGCAGGATCTGTCGGCGCTGGCGGTCGAGGTCGAGGTGCTGGATGAGGCTCAGATGGCGGAGCTTGGCATGAATTGCCTGCTCGCGGTCGGGCATGGCTCCGAAAGCCCGTCGAAAACGGTGGTGATGCAGTGGAAGGGCGGCGCCGATGACGCCGCGCCGCTGGCCTTGATCGGCAAGGGCGTGGTGTTCGACACCGGCGGCATCAGCCTGAAACCCGCCGCCGGGATGGAAGCGATGACCATGGACATGGGCGGCGCGGGCACCGTCGCGGGCGCGATGAAGACGATCGCCAGCCGCAAGGCCCCGGCCAATGTCGTGGCGCTGGTCGGTCTGGTCGAAAACATGCCCGACGGGCGGGCGCAGCGCCCCGGCGATATCGTCACCTCGATGAAGGGCGACACGGTCGAAGTCATCAACACCGATGCCGAAGGTCGGCTCGTTCTGTGCGACGTGATGTGGTATGCCGCCGAGCGGTTCAAGCCTGCGGCGATGGTCGATCTGGCGACGCTGACCGGCGCGATCATCGTGGCGCTTGGCCATGACAATGCGGGCGTCTTTTCCAACGACGACGATTTCTGCGGTGCCTTCCTGAAGGCCGCCGATGCCGAGGGCGAAGGCGCGTGGCGGATGCCCTTGGGCACCGGCTATGCCAAGCTGCTGAAAAGCGACAAGGCGGATGTCAAAAACGTCGGCGGTCGCGCGGCGGGCTCCGCCACTGCCGCCGAGTTCCTGCACCGCTTCGTGCCCGAAGGGCTGCCGTGGATCCACCTCGATATCGCGGGCGTGGCCCAGCCCGCCGCCGAGCCTGCGCTGGCCCCGAAAGGCGCCTCGGGCTGGGGTGTTCTGGCGCTCGACCGGCTGGTCCGCGACCGCTACGAGCAGGGCTGA